The Nitrospira sp. CR1.1 genome has a segment encoding these proteins:
- the cobT gene encoding nicotinate-nucleotide--dimethylbenzimidazole phosphoribosyltransferase, whose translation MTLDEVVGLIQPVNRDSGKQAQARLDRLTKPLGSLGRLEEMAVQYAMITGDVKPNLPRGVVYTFAADHGVAMEGVSAYPPEVTPQMVLNFLRGGAGVNVLARHSGVEVRVVDIGVAYDFESVPGLIQKKIMNGTNNLLREPAMTLAQARQALQVGIDLATEAAQEGIGLIGTGEMGIGNTTPSAAIAAVMTGRPVAEVTGRGTGIDEAGQARKVSVIQQALDRHRPDRADALDVVAKVGGLEIAGLAGLMLGAAAARVPVVLDGFIAGAAALIAVGIQPLCREYLIASHRSVERGHQAILESLHLQPLLDLDLRLGEGTGACLGMGLVQASIKILTEMATFDEAGVSQRD comes from the coding sequence ATGACGCTCGATGAGGTGGTGGGCCTGATTCAACCGGTGAATCGTGATAGCGGGAAGCAAGCTCAGGCGCGGCTTGATCGATTGACCAAGCCGCTTGGCAGTCTGGGACGGCTGGAGGAGATGGCCGTTCAGTACGCCATGATCACGGGTGACGTGAAGCCTAATCTCCCGCGTGGAGTCGTCTATACCTTTGCGGCGGATCATGGGGTGGCGATGGAAGGCGTGAGCGCCTATCCGCCTGAAGTCACACCTCAAATGGTCCTGAATTTCCTTCGGGGCGGCGCCGGGGTGAATGTGTTGGCGCGGCATAGTGGCGTCGAGGTCCGGGTGGTGGATATCGGGGTGGCCTATGACTTTGAGTCCGTGCCGGGCCTCATTCAGAAGAAGATCATGAATGGGACGAACAATCTGTTGCGTGAACCGGCCATGACCCTGGCACAGGCACGACAGGCATTGCAGGTTGGAATAGATTTGGCTACCGAGGCTGCGCAAGAAGGCATCGGGCTCATCGGCACGGGCGAAATGGGGATTGGTAACACGACTCCGAGCGCGGCGATTGCGGCGGTCATGACCGGTCGCCCGGTCGCTGAAGTGACCGGGCGCGGTACCGGCATCGATGAAGCCGGACAGGCTCGCAAGGTGTCGGTCATTCAGCAGGCGCTGGATAGGCATCGCCCCGATCGGGCTGATGCGCTCGACGTGGTGGCCAAGGTGGGTGGACTCGAAATCGCCGGGCTGGCCGGCCTCATGCTTGGCGCGGCGGCGGCACGAGTGCCCGTGGTATTGGATGGATTTATTGCCGGCGCCGCCGCATTGATTGCCGTGGGCATACAGCCGCTATGCCGCGAGTACCTGATCGCCTCGCATCGATCGGTTGAACGAGGGCATCAGGCGATCTTGGAGTCGTTACATCTCCAACCTCTGCTCGATCTTGATCTCCGTTTGGGCGAAGGCACGGGGGCTTGTCTCGGAATGGGGCTGGTGCAGGCCTCGATCAAGATTCTCACCGAGATGGCGACGTTCGATGAAGCCGGTGTCTCGCAACGTGACTGA
- a CDS encoding adenosylcobinamide-GDP ribazoletransferase encodes MKPVSRNVTEIAAMTRPFVFAWHFLTAIPISRHDHAPTGHELAASMAWYSTVGLLIGGLTVLADVGLRSWLAAEVSNALLIVLVVLLTRGLHQDGLADTVDGIAGGRTVEDRLRIMRDPRVGAFGAAALFLSLLLRYAGLLALPAALRLPVLLCMPALGRWAMVSLAWASPSARRDGGLAASFLTHLSWPPVLLSSLVLAVALTIALGGSVAVATMGMGILLLALIRQRCLTLLGGVTGDVLGATNEVIEILFLLLIPALGMAR; translated from the coding sequence ATGAAGCCGGTGTCTCGCAACGTGACTGAAATTGCCGCCATGACGAGACCGTTTGTGTTCGCCTGGCATTTCCTGACGGCGATCCCGATCAGCCGACATGACCATGCGCCGACGGGTCATGAGTTGGCGGCATCGATGGCCTGGTATTCCACTGTCGGCCTCCTGATCGGCGGTCTGACGGTGTTGGCCGACGTTGGCTTGCGTTCGTGGCTGGCAGCGGAGGTCAGCAATGCGTTATTGATCGTCCTGGTCGTGCTGCTGACGCGAGGGTTGCATCAGGATGGCCTGGCGGACACAGTGGATGGAATAGCCGGCGGCCGAACCGTTGAGGACCGTCTGCGGATCATGCGCGATCCGCGAGTCGGGGCGTTCGGCGCGGCGGCCCTGTTTCTTTCTTTATTGCTGCGGTATGCCGGGTTGCTCGCGCTGCCTGCCGCGCTGCGGCTGCCGGTGTTGCTGTGCATGCCGGCACTGGGTCGCTGGGCGATGGTCAGTCTGGCGTGGGCCTCTCCTTCAGCCCGACGCGACGGCGGACTGGCGGCATCGTTTCTCACCCATTTATCCTGGCCGCCTGTCTTGCTCTCAAGCCTCGTGTTGGCCGTCGCCTTGACGATAGCATTGGGCGGAAGTGTTGCGGTTGCGACGATGGGCATGGGGATTCTGTTGCTGGCCCTGATTAGGCAACGGTGTCTCACGTTGCTGGGAGGCGTGACGGGGGATGTTCTCGGGGCCACGAACGAAGTGATCGAGATCCTCTTCCTCTTGTTGATTCCGGCGTTGGGGATGGCCCGATGA
- the cobD gene encoding cobalamin biosynthesis protein CobD, with the protein MTGVELALAAVLDAAAGDPRWLPHPVRGMGAVIAWVDHHVRAVCRSEQALQIAGSCLALGLPAAVYAAATWVIAQVMEVAPLLGQVVGIGLAYTTLAGRDLFDHVHAVLRELTAGNLSGAREAVAMIVGRDSATLTEPEIARAAVETIAESTSDGIIAPLVYLSLGGAPLALAYKAVNTLDSMIGHRDERYEHFGWASARLDDVMNWVPARLAGGFIALAAGLSTGQWHRIHESWYMLHRDGDKHPSPNSGRPEAAMAGALGVRLGGRNYYDGVPHEAPLIGEGAAEISPEHIRQASRIMVVTYGLGLFFALLSLWVS; encoded by the coding sequence ATGACCGGGGTGGAATTAGCGCTCGCTGCGGTGCTTGATGCCGCGGCAGGGGATCCCCGCTGGTTGCCCCATCCGGTGAGGGGGATGGGAGCGGTCATCGCCTGGGTTGATCATCATGTCCGCGCCGTCTGCCGGAGCGAGCAGGCCCTTCAGATTGCGGGGAGCTGTTTGGCGCTGGGCCTACCTGCCGCAGTGTACGCCGCTGCAACGTGGGTGATTGCGCAGGTGATGGAGGTCGCTCCTCTGCTTGGGCAGGTGGTCGGCATCGGATTGGCGTATACGACGCTGGCCGGGCGCGATCTGTTTGACCACGTTCACGCGGTGCTCCGCGAGTTGACTGCAGGTAATCTGTCTGGCGCCCGTGAAGCCGTGGCGATGATTGTCGGCCGTGACAGTGCGACCTTGACAGAGCCTGAAATTGCCCGAGCCGCGGTGGAAACCATCGCCGAAAGCACCTCCGACGGAATCATCGCGCCATTGGTGTATCTGTCCCTGGGCGGGGCACCGCTTGCGCTGGCGTATAAGGCGGTCAACACACTCGATTCCATGATCGGTCATCGCGATGAACGCTATGAACATTTCGGCTGGGCCTCAGCCAGACTCGATGATGTGATGAACTGGGTACCGGCGCGATTGGCCGGCGGGTTCATCGCGCTGGCTGCAGGCCTTTCGACCGGCCAGTGGCATCGTATCCACGAAAGTTGGTACATGCTCCATCGAGACGGCGACAAACATCCCAGTCCGAACAGCGGAAGGCCGGAAGCCGCCATGGCCGGCGCTTTGGGCGTGCGACTTGGTGGAAGAAATTATTATGATGGCGTGCCTCACGAGGCTCCGCTCATCGGTGAGGGGGCCGCAGAGATAAGTCCGGAGCATATCCGCCAAGCGTCTCGCATCATGGTTGTCACCTATGGGCTGGGTCTGTTCTTCGCCCTGCTCTCCCTATGGGTATCATGA
- a CDS encoding threonine-phosphate decarboxylase encodes MGIMKRPAHGGDVYAAARESGRDVRHLLDFSASINPLGPSPAAWRAISQTGELLRHYPDSTCWDLREALARFWDRTPEEFLVGNGSTELIHLLPEALQIRHLLVIGPTFSEYSTAMARVGGQISSVMAARADGYRPPLEQVLTALDASSNKGNSLSPDAVMLCNPNSPTGQVCDAAMVRKLARRAARLGQWCLVDETFAEYCEQASILPEGLPARTVVLRSFTKFYGLPGLRVGYAVGNPKVIKQLGAHQPPWSVNMLAQRAARIALHDWRHNWRSLRFMEQERARFAKGLERLPGCSIFPSAANFLLLELPARLKSARVVSAFRRQGLLVRDCSQVPGLNDRSIRVAVRSRLDNDRLLQSLSDIIGNIRA; translated from the coding sequence ATGGGTATCATGAAGCGCCCGGCTCACGGCGGGGATGTCTACGCGGCGGCTCGTGAATCGGGGCGAGATGTCCGGCATCTGCTGGATTTCAGCGCCAGCATCAATCCCCTGGGACCATCCCCTGCGGCCTGGCGGGCGATCAGTCAAACGGGTGAACTGCTGCGCCATTACCCGGATTCGACCTGTTGGGATCTGCGGGAGGCGCTGGCGAGGTTTTGGGACCGTACGCCGGAAGAGTTTCTGGTCGGTAATGGGTCGACCGAATTGATCCACCTGCTTCCCGAGGCCTTACAGATTAGACATCTTCTGGTCATTGGCCCGACCTTCTCCGAATATTCGACCGCCATGGCCAGGGTCGGGGGGCAGATCAGCAGCGTCATGGCCGCGCGTGCAGACGGATACCGGCCTCCGCTTGAACAGGTCTTGACCGCTCTGGATGCGTCTTCGAACAAAGGAAACAGCCTGTCTCCTGATGCGGTGATGCTGTGTAATCCCAACAGCCCGACCGGGCAAGTGTGCGATGCCGCCATGGTCAGGAAGCTGGCTCGTCGGGCGGCTCGCCTTGGACAATGGTGCCTCGTAGATGAAACCTTTGCCGAATATTGCGAGCAGGCCTCGATACTGCCGGAAGGCCTTCCGGCGCGGACCGTCGTGTTGCGGAGTTTTACTAAGTTTTACGGATTGCCAGGCCTTCGTGTGGGCTATGCGGTCGGGAATCCCAAGGTCATCAAGCAATTGGGCGCTCATCAGCCTCCCTGGTCGGTGAATATGCTCGCTCAGCGAGCTGCCCGGATCGCATTACATGACTGGCGGCACAACTGGCGGAGTCTCCGGTTCATGGAGCAAGAGCGGGCGCGGTTCGCGAAAGGACTGGAGCGATTGCCCGGCTGTTCGATTTTTCCCTCCGCGGCCAACTTCCTGCTCCTGGAATTGCCGGCAAGATTGAAGTCTGCGCGCGTGGTATCGGCGTTTCGGCGGCAAGGGCTCTTGGTTCGAGATTGCTCGCAGGTGCCGGGACTGAATGATCGTTCGATACGGGTCGCCGTTCGGTCGCGCCTTGACAATGATCGACTGCTCCAATCCCTGTCGGACATCATCGGGAACATCCGAGCATGA
- a CDS encoding cobyric acid synthase, with translation MNHPSRAKAIAILGTGSDVGKSMVTAGLCRLLHRAGMRVAPFKAQNMSLNSFVTPEGGEIGRAQALQAEACGIAPHVDMNPILLKPESNARSQVVVQGRVFATLDARAYFTRGRDSELLRAVRESYERLAGQYEVIVIEGAGSAAEVNLRDRDLVNWPMVELADAHVVLVGDIDRGGVFAQIIGTLDLIAPEERARVCGIVINKFRGDRALFDDGVRFLTERTGIPVLGVLPYLRDLTLDQEDSLDAGAGGRVSFAADRANIAVLLVPHMSNFTDFNALAEETDVALRYVASPGEAAGADVMVIPGSKTTLSDLGYLREKGFERLLHDHVQRGGEVVGICGGYQMLGQWIADPDGVETGGQGTGLGLLPVTTVLARDKITEQVEAQALHIDGSTTLPVRGYLIHMGRTDRGGLQPCFQLLEKRGGLKDHGREIPRAEEFQDGAVRHDGLVWGTYVHGLFDQPSFRRAWLNRLRSRKGLSAVPLEDSQRVNETRLNAMDRWADHVGRHLDLAPLLAWLR, from the coding sequence ATGAACCATCCTTCCCGCGCCAAAGCCATTGCGATTCTTGGAACCGGCTCCGATGTCGGGAAAAGCATGGTCACGGCCGGCCTCTGCCGGCTCCTGCATCGCGCCGGAATGCGCGTGGCCCCCTTCAAGGCACAGAACATGTCCCTTAACTCATTCGTCACACCGGAGGGCGGGGAGATCGGGCGTGCGCAGGCGTTGCAAGCCGAGGCTTGCGGGATTGCTCCCCATGTCGACATGAATCCGATCTTGCTCAAACCGGAATCCAACGCCCGATCGCAAGTGGTGGTGCAGGGGAGAGTCTTCGCGACATTGGATGCCCGGGCGTACTTCACACGCGGACGCGACTCGGAATTACTGCGCGCGGTGCGGGAGAGCTACGAACGGCTCGCTGGACAGTATGAGGTGATCGTGATCGAGGGGGCCGGCAGCGCCGCTGAAGTGAATTTGCGCGATCGCGATCTCGTGAACTGGCCCATGGTGGAACTGGCTGATGCTCACGTGGTGCTGGTGGGGGATATCGACCGCGGAGGCGTCTTCGCTCAAATCATCGGGACCCTCGACCTGATTGCGCCGGAGGAACGTGCCCGCGTTTGCGGGATCGTGATCAACAAGTTTCGCGGGGATAGGGCGCTCTTCGACGACGGCGTCCGTTTTCTCACCGAACGGACGGGGATACCCGTCCTTGGAGTCCTGCCGTACCTTCGCGATCTCACATTGGATCAGGAAGATAGCCTTGATGCTGGCGCCGGTGGACGAGTTTCCTTCGCAGCTGATCGTGCCAACATTGCCGTGCTGCTCGTGCCGCACATGAGCAACTTCACCGATTTCAACGCGCTTGCTGAAGAAACCGATGTGGCGTTGCGGTATGTCGCAAGCCCCGGGGAGGCAGCCGGAGCTGACGTGATGGTCATTCCCGGCTCGAAGACGACGCTGTCGGATCTGGGGTACCTCCGGGAGAAGGGCTTTGAGCGCCTGTTGCATGATCATGTGCAACGTGGAGGGGAAGTGGTTGGCATCTGCGGCGGGTATCAGATGCTGGGCCAATGGATCGCCGATCCCGACGGAGTGGAGACCGGCGGCCAGGGAACCGGTTTGGGATTGTTGCCGGTCACTACCGTCCTGGCGCGGGACAAGATTACGGAGCAGGTCGAGGCGCAGGCGCTGCATATTGACGGATCAACCACATTGCCTGTCCGGGGGTATCTCATTCACATGGGCAGAACTGATCGCGGCGGGCTTCAGCCTTGCTTCCAGCTTCTGGAAAAGCGAGGCGGGCTGAAGGATCACGGTAGAGAAATTCCTCGCGCAGAGGAATTTCAGGATGGCGCGGTGCGCCATGATGGGTTGGTGTGGGGGACCTATGTCCATGGCCTCTTCGATCAGCCGTCTTTTCGCCGGGCCTGGTTGAACCGGCTGCGCAGCCGCAAGGGGTTATCGGCGGTTCCCCTTGAAGACTCCCAACGCGTGAATGAGACACGGCTCAACGCGATGGACCGCTGGGCGGATCACGTCGGCCGGCACCTTGATCTCGCTCCTCTTCTGGCATGGCTCCGGTAG
- a CDS encoding DUF3365 domain-containing protein gives MGNHGISAMVVAVLTAACVGLPVPASANTEVETAELLIKLVQVGRGVLSENQVTINDASKGDKGFTGDYVANQVIDRFRKATKIDLSRPATVPQAPLFLAMVESEKEVIDEAQPVINKQGVGFKGIIPAVFARKSGERFYRKTGIRVKLTSIDYRFPGNRPDEFESEVLRIFADTRHPKGQPYSKATILDGRPVLRMMDPEYAATTCLSCHGNPKGERDVTGAKKEGWHEGDLAGAISIVIPMK, from the coding sequence ATGGGAAATCATGGAATCAGCGCAATGGTGGTGGCTGTCCTGACGGCGGCCTGTGTGGGGCTGCCCGTTCCGGCATCGGCCAATACCGAGGTGGAAACGGCGGAGTTACTTATTAAATTGGTGCAGGTCGGACGCGGTGTTCTATCCGAAAACCAGGTCACGATCAATGATGCCAGTAAAGGGGACAAGGGATTCACCGGGGACTATGTCGCCAACCAGGTTATCGACCGGTTTCGCAAGGCGACCAAGATTGATCTGAGCCGCCCCGCCACTGTTCCGCAAGCGCCGTTGTTCCTCGCCATGGTGGAATCGGAGAAAGAAGTGATCGACGAGGCGCAGCCCGTGATCAACAAGCAGGGCGTCGGCTTCAAAGGCATTATTCCCGCCGTGTTCGCGCGCAAATCGGGCGAACGCTTCTACCGCAAGACCGGTATTCGCGTGAAGCTGACCAGCATTGACTATCGGTTTCCCGGAAACCGGCCGGATGAGTTCGAGTCCGAAGTGTTACGGATTTTTGCGGACACGCGCCATCCGAAAGGACAGCCATATAGCAAGGCCACCATATTGGACGGGAGACCGGTGCTGCGCATGATGGATCCGGAATATGCTGCGACCACGTGTCTCAGCTGTCATGGAAATCCGAAAGGCGAGCGCGATGTCACCGGCGCCAAGAAAGAGGGCTGGCATGAGGGTGATCTAGCTGGCGCCATCAGCATTGTCATTCCTATGAAGTAG
- a CDS encoding response regulator, with the protein MSKIVVVDDSYAELQLIEGYLKSANHTVVSYPNTDKLEDKLALDKPDLIVLDVVMPGRNGFQACRDLKGDDRFKGIPIVLCTSKGQESDKFWGQQQGANGYVVKPFKAEELVAAVKRALN; encoded by the coding sequence ATGAGCAAAATTGTTGTGGTCGATGATTCGTACGCCGAACTGCAGTTGATCGAAGGGTATCTCAAGTCTGCCAATCATACGGTGGTGTCTTATCCGAATACCGATAAACTCGAAGACAAGTTGGCGTTGGATAAGCCGGATCTGATCGTGCTGGACGTCGTCATGCCCGGGCGCAACGGATTCCAAGCGTGCCGCGACTTGAAGGGCGATGACCGGTTCAAAGGCATTCCGATCGTGCTGTGCACGTCCAAGGGACAGGAAAGCGATAAGTTCTGGGGGCAGCAACAGGGCGCGAACGGGTATGTGGTGAAGCCGTTCAAGGCCGAAGAATTGGTGGCAGCCGTGAAACGGGCATTGAACTAA
- a CDS encoding HAMP domain-containing protein, with protein MIGQGVTNRFQDMNTRSKLLLSFGLVSFIILIMASVGVFTLRQLSAQSQTVYAGYTVPLADFAQMGTALTKHHQILLDVASATKQSDFAQEITKLPPLKAEIEKAVTNYKSTNLRVSRSGRDEIKDLTLFEPALKKYFQEADGALSAMADSFDRNTLSAAQAEQMRALGVLALTVNLTPPFENAVKRHNEQIISIEAVAKDLNDDAQSLAASGTFILVAGGLVAVALGLFVGYLLATFLSRNISHIASVATQAAGGNLQARAKIGSHDELGQMATAFNSMLDRITALVSTEEERDLMQKRLMQFLVLVSEVGKGDLTRRGEVTADMFGNLADGFNLMIARFGQLLKQVREAADRVNKSAGTLRDSAGQMSGTARTQAEESVRTLGAVEQLAAGMRQVATTAGASSDSAKQVLSATERGNVAVQETVRDMQSIRSAVQRMSKQVKGLGDRSLEISQIVSTIRDIANQTNLLALNAAIEAAGAGEAGARFAVVADQVRKLAESSTQATREIADLVKVIQTETQDAVVAMEHETQAVEAGSASALRTGDVFAEISDIAKRSSELAQNIASAASDQTSSTEKVGRAIKEFTGGAVATQKQTDSTRLTIEDMAKLAEGLNSSVAQFKLV; from the coding sequence ATGATCGGGCAAGGCGTCACGAATCGATTCCAGGACATGAACACACGATCGAAGCTGCTGCTCAGTTTTGGCCTGGTGAGTTTCATCATCTTGATCATGGCCAGCGTCGGCGTATTCACGCTGCGCCAGCTCAGTGCCCAGTCGCAAACCGTGTACGCGGGCTACACAGTGCCGCTCGCCGATTTCGCTCAGATGGGAACGGCGCTCACCAAGCATCACCAGATCTTGCTGGACGTCGCGTCTGCCACCAAACAAAGCGACTTCGCCCAGGAGATCACGAAACTCCCCCCGTTGAAAGCCGAGATCGAGAAAGCCGTGACTAACTATAAGAGCACCAACTTGCGGGTGTCCCGATCAGGCCGCGACGAAATAAAAGACCTCACGCTGTTTGAGCCGGCGCTCAAAAAGTATTTCCAGGAAGCGGATGGCGCGCTCAGCGCCATGGCGGATAGCTTCGATCGCAATACCCTGTCCGCGGCACAGGCCGAGCAAATGCGGGCCCTCGGTGTCCTGGCCTTGACCGTCAACCTGACGCCTCCATTCGAAAACGCGGTGAAGCGCCACAACGAGCAGATCATCAGCATTGAAGCGGTGGCAAAGGATCTGAACGACGACGCCCAATCCCTGGCAGCCAGCGGTACCTTTATTCTCGTGGCCGGTGGTCTGGTGGCCGTGGCGCTGGGATTGTTCGTCGGATATCTCCTGGCGACCTTCCTGTCGCGAAACATTTCGCACATTGCCAGTGTCGCCACACAGGCCGCCGGCGGCAACCTGCAGGCGCGCGCGAAAATCGGATCACACGATGAGCTCGGGCAGATGGCGACGGCGTTTAACTCCATGCTCGATCGTATTACGGCTCTCGTATCGACGGAGGAAGAGCGAGACCTGATGCAGAAGCGCCTCATGCAATTTCTCGTGCTCGTGTCGGAAGTGGGTAAAGGAGACCTGACTCGTCGAGGCGAGGTGACGGCCGACATGTTCGGAAACCTGGCCGACGGTTTTAACCTCATGATCGCGCGATTCGGACAATTGTTGAAACAGGTGCGCGAAGCCGCCGACCGCGTGAACAAGTCGGCCGGTACGCTCCGGGATTCTGCCGGACAGATGTCCGGAACGGCCCGCACGCAGGCGGAAGAATCCGTGCGGACGCTGGGCGCGGTCGAACAGCTGGCCGCCGGTATGCGCCAGGTCGCCACCACGGCCGGAGCCTCGTCGGATTCCGCCAAGCAAGTGTTGTCCGCGACTGAACGCGGAAACGTCGCGGTGCAGGAAACGGTGCGCGATATGCAAAGCATTCGTTCCGCGGTGCAACGCATGTCCAAGCAGGTGAAGGGCCTCGGCGACCGTTCGTTGGAAATTTCCCAGATCGTGTCGACCATTCGTGATATCGCTAACCAGACGAACCTCCTCGCGCTCAACGCCGCCATTGAGGCGGCGGGCGCCGGTGAGGCCGGTGCGCGATTCGCCGTCGTCGCCGACCAGGTCAGAAAGTTGGCGGAAAGTTCCACGCAAGCCACGCGTGAAATTGCGGACCTCGTCAAAGTGATTCAAACGGAAACGCAGGATGCGGTTGTCGCGATGGAGCATGAAACGCAGGCCGTGGAAGCCGGATCTGCGTCGGCCCTCCGCACCGGTGACGTGTTCGCCGAAATTTCAGATATTGCGAAACGGTCTTCCGAACTGGCCCAGAATATCGCCAGCGCGGCCTCGGACCAGACCTCATCGACTGAAAAAGTCGGTCGCGCGATTAAGGAGTTCACGGGCGGCGCCGTGGCGACGCAGAAACAAACCGATTCCACGCGACTCACGATCGAGGATATGGCCAAGCTGGCCGAAGGCCTCAACTCCTCAGTCGCGCAGTTCAAGCTGGTGTAG